The genome window TCGCGCACCACGCGGCGGCTTGTAAAGTAGGATTGGCGAGGAGCAGGTACTTGGACCGGTCTATGTGCAGCAGAGGTGATAACGGGGCGGACTTGGTAGGAATCGTTCATGTGGTGGCCACCGGTGTTGCCGAGACCGTAGACTTCGACGTTTGCGATATCGCCGCGATTAAGGCTTGATGCTGCGATGTTGGGAAGGTGTGAGTGACGCTGAGACTGTAAGTGAGCAGCCAAAGCTCCGTCCGCACGGTCTCGTGGACGATCGCGTTCGCTGTGATGTCGAGTACGGCTAGTCCGTGTGCTAGATCGACGTGCGAGAGGAGGAGAAGGCTCCTCGGCGAGTTCGATGACTTCTACGCCTTCGTGCCTGCTGTGAGGTACGCGCATACCGTCAAGGCGGTCCTCATCGGGGATGTGCGCGTAGTCGAACCATGGACAGTTGCATGTCTTCCAAGGCAACGCGCAAACCATACAGAACTGAGCGGTGCAACGGCTGCGTAACGTTAGTTGAGATACAACATATGCGTAGGATAGCACTGACCAAGTCATGTGATTGCATCCTTCTTTCAGCTCAACGACGGCTCTACAATTGTAGCACCTCTGCCAGCCTTTCTCCTTGGCCATTTGCACCAGGCGGTTAGTCTCTTCATCCTTTGGGCAGTCCTTCCTGGTGTGATACTTGCTGTTGCACAGGACACATACTTTGGTGCTGCATTGACCACAACGGGCATATTTTCTTCCTGAAGTCAAGTCGACACGGATCTTGCTCGGCTTGATCCATTCGCCACAGCCTTTCGCAGGACAGTAGAGCCTGTTCGCAGCCGTGTATTCTTCATACTTCTGGTTCCATAGTCTCTTGAACTTATCGTCGAATAGACGCTCGGCGTATTTCAGTGGGATATGCTCTTTGGTACAGCATCGCGGGGGCATGTGCTGAGGGTCCTGGACGGATAGAGTAAACTGACGCTTCAGGCACGAGTGACACATGCGATGACCGCAGGCCAGCTTTGCTGTCTTGTTAATGGGCAGATCATCATTCATGCAGACAAGGCAATCAACCCTTGTACATAGTCAGCCACGATTCGTACGGCGGTGCAGCGTGTGTTTCTTACCTTTGAACTTCCTTGATAGGCGGTGATTTTGGTCCTGCTCTAAAGAATGTGGAGAAAATGCCTCCAGAGTTTCTGCGACTAGGCTGCTCTCTAGTAGAGTACGATCTCAGCACAGGGGCAGCAACAGGAACAGCAGATAGCTTGACGGCACTGGGACGTCGATCAGATCTTGCCGGCATGTATCTGCTGCTTGGCTCCCGCGCAGAGACGCTCCTAGTGACAgtgagctgctgctgcctgtTGGTGATGCAAGGGACAAGCCTACCTGCTGAGTTTTGGTTCTTCGACCCGGCGCGAGGAGCCGGAGCCGGACCGCGGTGTGTAGGCAGTCCGACTTGAGGACCCGCCTTCGTCGCTTCTCTTACGCCCTGAAGATCTTCTGACCTCGTTCGACTTTGGCCGGCCATACACATAGTCGTCGTCCCTGTCGACTTCGAtcacctccttcttcttctttgatTTGCGCGTGCCATCTCTCCTCAACTCTCGATGGCTGCTGCGGGGTTCCTTGACGCTCTCCACCCTGATATCCTGTGCCATACGATCCTGGTCGCGATACCGGTCGCTCCCAGGCCTTGCGTAGTAGCTCGCCCGCCGCGCCCTCAAGTCAGCGAGATCGACCTCTGCCTCGTGCCTTGCCTCCTCTGCTCGGCGACGTTCTCTGCGTTCTCGCTTTGCGGCGtactcgtcgtcgtcgtagTCGCGACTTCTATGACGGCGGTGATGCCTGCTCTCTCGGTCGTCTCGCAGATGTTCATCGGCGTATTGGTATCGTGTGCCTGCCTCATCGCGATTCCTGGCCATCCCCGGCAACGTGCAGGGTTATATCGCGTACCCGGGCGTGCCAGCCTACGAAGTCACAGGTTCTGGCAGACCTCAGGCAGGCGTGCAGGTGGACGTGCAGCAGAGGGGTTGGGTGGAGGATGTCTGTGGGTGTGATTGATGAGCAGCCACCTGCAGGCAGGTCGTGCATCACACGGTCTGCACACTCCAACCAGCGACCGCCGCGTTGGGCGGTGAAGCGCGAAAGAGAGCGGCGTGGACGGGTTCTCTGATGATCAGTGCCTTCCCAGCCGCCCGCTTTCCAGGGCTTCGCTAAGGATTAAGATTCGTttagcggcggcggcagggGTGGGTGTGCCGTCGGGTACATGTCAGGTGTCGTCGGCGTTATGGCTGCCAGCTGGTCGAGCGACAGACACAGgtgacgaagaagaagaagaagaagaagaagtcgcCTGGCAGATCTGGCTTTGTTGGGTGCGCCCGCAGCAAATACCATGGCTGTGACCAATGGTGCAACAAGCGGCAAACTCGACGCAGGGTGTTCGGTTTTCGTCAGGCTTTGTCGCACTGCCCTCTTTGGGCTGCAAGCTGAGATGCGACTTGCTGAGTCGAGTCGCCACAAAGATGCGGAGGGTTCATTGCATATTGGCTGAAGTGTGGCATTGCTCAACGATGAGGGTTGTCGTCCTTCAGTCCTTCTCAAGGGTAATCTGGGTAGAAACCTCCCACTTCTGTCCCCCACTGCCATAGCTTCCACCCAGACGATTCCGTACCATGCTGCCGATTCGATCGCGCAGACGTCCTATCTCGTCCAAATTCCGTACTCGGACCTTCAAGTTCGCCTGACACAATCCGTAATGAACCTGCCAGAACTTTGCCTCTTCGACTGCGCTCACAGCTGGGTCCGTCTCAAGGTCGTACATGACGTCCGATACTCCTGTGCCCGAGTAGGACATGAGTAGCATCTTGCCCAGCGTCCATCCCTGAATCCAGCCCAACGCAACCATGCAAATTGCAACAGAAAAGGACAAAGTGCGGTCTAGCCAAACGTACATCTGTATGCTAAGCAAAGGCAGAAGCAGCAATAAGGCTGAGCAGGACAGAGTCAGGAAGTGAGACGGGTTGCTCAGGACTGAAGGCAGGTTCGCAATGGCGCCTAGTCTCATCACTTTGCCGATACGAGCATGGTTCTTTAGCAAGATGGCAGAGATGAGCGTTGAAACGATCCCGCTTAAAGCAGAAAGGTCGATGCTACCAGGAGAGACTCGCTCGTGTTCGTCCGTGTGGTGTGCCGCATGTCCACCAGTATTCTCCAGAGCATGTGTCAAGCCATGCGAGATGAGATCCAGGCCCATGAACAAGAGGCCAACCGACATGCCCAGTCCCGCGATGACTTCGAGACGCTCAAACCCAAACGGATGACGGATGCTGGAGCGTTTCCAGACCTCAAAGTTGGAGCCGACATCGACTGCAACGCACAAGAAAGCACCAATTGCATCGTAGAATATGAGACGAGACAGGACTGTGAGCGCTAGGGATTCGTGGGAGCCCCATTGCACAAGTCCTGCGACAAGAAGATGACCAAAACACCAGCCCAATCGTAACTTCTGATCCTTGGACATGGACGATCGGTACTCCTTGAAGGTTGGGATGGGCAGGGACGCTGGAAGCTGGAGGGGAGCGCGAGGCGCCGGTTCGAGGAAGATTTGATGGGATACGCTGCTATGCTTGTACTTGTGCCCTCGTCTTCGTCCAATATCCTACTGAGGTTAGCCAGTGGTTGGTTGAGAGGAGCGGTTGCCTTACATTCTGCTGCGCCTGTGGTCGGCCTGGCTGATAGGTGACGGACTGAAAGTTGAATGGATTTCGCGCATTCTGTGTGCCGCTGATCGAAGGCACATCTGTGTCAGTCCCACTCATGGCGCTTGCTGGCGTGTACGGAAATGTTGCGCTCGCTGGCGTGTACAGCGTGGTCGGCGTGGCACGCTGCGAGACAGAGTCGCTGGGGCCAAGAGTGGCATACTGCTTCGATGGGAATGTGGCAGACATTGGAGAGAGCGCATTCGGGTCGAATGCCAACCCTCCAGCGGACAGCTCGCCTTCAAATCCAAGTCCGACCGGCGGTCGCGGCGCGGCTTCATCAGGAGGCGGCGTTGGCGTTCGCGGAGGGAGCTTCACCCTAGGCATGTTTGAGGCCATGATAGCTACTCAATGTGCGACTGTAAGGAAGATGGCTTCGGCGACGACACACGTCCACACACTCGCAGTTGAGAGAGCCAGACTGATCCTAGACAAGAGGTGGAGGGGAGATTGGGGGACGCCTTCCACATGCAGATTGCTGATCCTCGGGTGGACCGCTGGACCGCTGCACCAATCACTAGCCTCCGAGGCCGCCGCAGGCGCTGGTTGAGGCTAGACGTCGCTGGCTGCGTCGTTTGGGACAACCATGCGCGCTACGCCCTCATTGTTCTGGGATAGATTGGCCGCGAAACATGACACTTGGGACTTGACAGGTGCACCGTAGCCTATGGCCTGTGTGTACGAAAACGATGGAGCAGGGGAACGGTCCACAGCGACACGGCAGCGATGACGCAACACGGTCCACAGGGAAGAACAAGGCGAAAGGAACTGCTCAGTCTGAAGGCACGCCAGAGCACAAGCGTAGCAAATCCGGAGGCTTTCTGGGCAGCCTCGCATTTCTGAGATCCAAAGATGTTGTCAAGAAGCCACTGTTGAGGCTGGAGGCGGAGGATGAGGGCCAGATGGAGGACACGGAAGCTGCCCAGGGACGCTCCTCCCTCGCGACTGCAATGGGGCACGCTCGAAAACGAAAAGGCTCGCTGAGAAAGGCAGCCATGGCGAAGATGCGTGAGCGCAGTGGCTCGCTGCGCAAGGACCGGTCGTCTATGAAGCCGCCCGTTATCACCACGACCATGAGCGCAACCTCactcgacgacgacgatacAAACCCCCGCCGCTTCAGCTACGAGAACGGTCCTCTCAACTCATCCTCGGACAGCGGCTGGCTGTTGCCTAAAAGCACCCTGTCTCACTCTGCGTACGCACCCAGTCTAGAGGCTGCAGAACGCCCGCGACTCCTCGCCTCGCCCATCACGAGCCCCGTCGGCCCATACGCATCCACAAcggacgaagacgaagcaCTCTCATTCTACCGACCTCCCGTGTCcggcagcagcagttctTTGTACGCCATGTCTACACAAGACCCCACTGTCCAGGGCCGGCGCTCGAATCGATCTGATCGGCGTACCTCTCTGACCACAGTCCAAACGCCCACTGACCTCGAAGCAGAAGACGAATGGGACTACAGCGAGACAGAGTGGTGGGGTTGGGTCGTGCTTATAGTGACGTGGATCGTCTTTGTCGTTGGAATGGGCTCCTGTCTTGGTGTCTGGAGCTGGGCTTGGGATGTTGGTGAAACTCCTTATGCGCCACCAGAGCTGGAAGACGACGAGTCGCTGCCCATTGTTGGATACTACCCTGCATTGATAGTGTGTACGGCCGTGATGAGCTGGGTTTGGGTTGTGATAGCTTGGGTGGGCATGAAGTACTTTCGACACTCGAAGATGGTGGCAGACGATTGACGCATCTACCATCTGCAACGTCAATGCAACAGTATCATGGTTCCATTCCCGCAAAGACAAGGAAACAGATGCATCAAGTGTTGTTGGCCAGTCTAGGCACCGTACGGCATCAGCAGCGAGAGCGACCATGTTGCATAGGAGATATGCAGGTGAGTCTGTCTGTCACGACGCTTTCTGTCAGAAAAAAAGAAACGCCTCTCCAAGGGAGAGAGAGGCAAAAAGGATGGGATGTTGGAGTGATCCCGGGCGAACCGGGCACTGAAGCTTGTCGCTTCTGTGGATCGAACACAGTACCTCCAGATTTAATGACTGAACTTCAGTCTGGCGCTCTCCCAAGTGAGCTAAAGCGACTGGATTGGATTGATGAAAAAGCTGCTCGGTAAATATATTATAGTCATGAATATTGAACCGGATCGCACAATCAACCTGCTTGTCTTTCGTCGTCCTTCCGTCATATGTAAATTTTATGTGTCTGCCCTGCTGTGGGGTATGCGAGCTACTACATGGACGTTGAGTGGGCCAACCGAGGTTGAGCTATGACGCGAACTTTCGATGTGAGCTTCGCAGCTGCAACCTCAGTCCAGTCTCCCTACCACATGTTGAATGTCAGGTACAGCTCTTACGCAAGACGCATAATGCAAACCTCGCCGCTAGCCAACCCATTGGTTACTGTAGCCCAACTAGAGACCTCAGGATCACAGCTCGACAGATTACCGCCGGATCTCGAAGACTCAGTCAAATATGCTGGCGCGAGACTTACGCAAGCTGCCGGTGCACTGCTCAGACTGCCACAGGAGGTTATAGCACAATCAATCATTGTGTTCATGAGGTTCTGGGTTGGCGCAGAAGGTGGAAGCCTGGCCGAGTTTGGTGCTGGCGTAAGTTGACTGTTCCAGCAGAGCATGTAGCTGTACTAATGGCGCGGTAGCAAGTGTCGGCTTCTTCGCTATACCTCGTCGCTAAGCTTTCCGCATATCCAAAGTCGGCGCGTAGTCTCGTCAACGTCTACGCATATCTCGATGCTTTCCCTCTTCCTCCCATGGACGCTGAGCCGGAGGAGAGCAAAGCTGAGATGTACTACGTCTCCGAAGGCATATTCGAGCGCCGACGAGCTTCCCTCTACGAGACCGAACAGCGCATTTTGAAGACACTCGGCTTCCAGGTACAAGCAAAGTTACCGTATACCCTCTGCATCACGTACATGCAAGCGCTCGATGTTTTCACACACCCACGCGCCTCTGAGCTCGCCAAACGCGCAATTGCACACCTGAATGCTGCTCTGCTAAGCCCTCAGCTTCTGTACCTTACACACCAACCCCCAAGCTTGGCCACCGCAGCGATATATCTGGCGGCGAAAGAAGCGGGTATCAAATTGCCGGAAGTTGAGTGGTGGGAGGTGTTCGATACGGACAGAGAAGAACTCGGCTTCCTCTGTGTAGGGTTTCTAAGCATAGAAGGATTTGCAGAGCAAGAAAAGGAAAGATGGTTTGGTCGAAGGGTACCTCTCACAGTTGAGGAAGTAAATGCTGAGATGAAGAGGCGGAATGAGGGCGCTGCGTAATGAACCAGGAGAGAAATGGCCACCCGGTCCACCAGTCGCTCCTTAATCGAAATCGACTGCACATCAACCTCTCACGAGACTGCTCATCTACGCAAATACGCCAGCGCCAACGGTTTTCAGAACCGAATTGTCACAGTGCGCTACCTTCCGCAAGATCAATCGAAGGTATCTCCAGGGCCTTTGTTCTGCCCATGTACCATTGGGACCCAGCACGAAAAGAGGTTCTACCAAGTTCACTCTGCCAACAACGCCTTTGTCTGCAGCAAACAAGATCTTAAATACGAAGTAGGAGGTCCTGCAAGTCAGCCAACCGGTCAAGACGCATTCAACCGTAGACTTTGCGCCAATGATGACAACGACAGCATCACGTCCTGTCTACGACGGCTCACAGTATGGATGTGACTACGATGAATACCGCACAATTGTAATCCGAGATCAAGGCTCTGTAGCTCCAGGGCAACATCCATATGCATATGCAGGCTATGTGCGTAGTCAGCCGGAGATGCCAAAGCCTACGCGCCTGGTGCGAGATGCAACTGATAATTGGGTCCAGGCAATAATCTTTCGGCTTAGCACACGCATACCTTCGCCAATGCATGCCATTCAAAGCCGTCGGAGGCACATCAACTCAATCTGGTCGAATAGGGCCCAGCTACGTAAATTGCAATGGAAGCGTCGGAGTCGATACACAGCGCCACTGGACATAGAACTTACCGATCGCGATTTACTTCCTTCTCAACGCCAGCGGATGCAGGATCTATTGCCAGGGTTTTGTCTTGTTGGCGGGAAGGAAACGGCTCTAGATCTTGCGACTGCTCAGATGCAGCCATCTAGCAACTCCTGCCACTGGGATGTTCTTGCAGATGGCAAAAGCACGTCTTCGTGTGTCAAAATCTCGCGCGTCCGTGTCGACGAAATTATTCGACAACGAGCTGGGACCTTGAAACGTAACATCGCTGTTAGACGGAGCCGCAGAGAGCGTACACAAGTCAGTAGTACAGCGGACGCAATGTGGGCCACATCAACTCCAAAGATCAAGCGCACGGTCTTCGGACACAACCACGTGCTGTGCACACACAAGATACAACGTAGATTCAGCTTCGAAGATGATGGACCATGTATGAACCTGAGCGCCATCTGTGAACAAACTGAGCAAGGGGTCGCGTCAAAGCCAACATCGATGACCCGCGTGGACTCAGGGGCTGAACAAGTTGCAGAAGGACGAAGCACGCGCTTTCGCGAGGAATCAGACCAGCTACCGTGCATAGCCCGTACTTTCTCAGAGATTCTGGGTCACGAACCCTTCGTTCCCACTGCGCTGTTAGACTGCGATGAACAAAGTGCAGAACTATGTAGGCAACCAAGCAGCCCGGAGGTCTACTGTAGTCCAACCAAGGAACATTGATTTCTCAATCCAGAAAAAGAAAAATCAAGTTGTCCACCCACGTGTGTCGCGCGGTATGTCCAACAGCTATGCCGCACCCGCGTCGCCAAAGTCCAAGAAGAACTCCCCCATTCATGAAGCGCAAGATCAGACGCAAGATCAGACGCAAGATCAGACTTGCACAGCCAACCGCATCCCCTCCCAGAACGCAAACAGAGAACACGGAACAACCCGGGCATCTATCGATTTGGACAGACGATACCTCCCCACTCTGTTTCCAGGCCAAGGCTGTGAATGCACAGCGAAGATCCGATGCACGTGGGATGGACAAAGTCGAGCGACTGCCGAGTATCGACGAACAAGCCCCGCGCCTCGAGAAAACGAGATGATCTCGCCATCGTCGGCATCACACACAGCAGGGAGAGAGCCAGTCCGAAATCAGCCCAGAGCAGAACCGAAGCCGAACCATACATTTCTTCCTTTCCCTCTTGCGTGGCCGGCAGCTaggggagaagaagaagaagaagaagaagaagaagaagaaaatagattcaaagagagagagacaaGTGTACATACATGCACAGAACAGCTTCGATGCCAGCACTGCCGCAATAAGCAGACTCGACGTGCCGAACATCCCATCATCCCATTACAGGATGTAGTTCCGTTCGCATCTTTTTTTTGGGTGTCTGGACAACACCTCCAACGACGAATGAGCCCACAAAGGAAGATCACGGTTGGGTCAGATGGACTCGCAAACTACAGGCAATATATGCAAAAAAAGGGTTTCCCAAGTGAGACGAAGCAGATGGTGACCAGGGCGACGCGAATCATGTAGCATGGTAAATAATATAGACACTGAAGAATCCCAGCCCAATCTTAAACCGATCATGTCCACAAATCTACGACACGTCCTATGCACGATAACCGACTCAGTACCTCTCCCCCATCCTGCATGTCGACGTTACACAGTCAAATCCTAGACACTTTTTTAGCAGACACTGTACGCCACACTCATCGTCGGATAGCAGGTGTAGCGCGCTTCATCATGGGCGGTTTGACAACCGCTGATCTGGGCGCTAAGTTCTTGCTGGCGAAGAACTTGTGTGCGAGAGCTTCTTTAGGTTGGAGGCGCTTCTCGACGTTCATGTGGAGAGAGCCGTTGAGCAGATCGGCAAAGTCGTTCAGTTCAGCGACGGTAGGACCACCTTGAGCGATGCCTCGGGCAGCGTCGTGAACCCTGGTTTTGATATCGCGACTgatcttcttctgctgctcTATCTTGCGCACAGAAAGCTACATGATGTTAGTATGTGTTTCTGTGAACTCACGGAAAAACCTACCTGATTGTACTGATCCACCTCACGGCTGATGAATTTCAGCGGCGGTCCAGCCTCAAAGTGTTCGAGAACGTTGTTCAAAAGACCTTTCTTCAACAATTTCTCGCTCGGCCAGCCAAGACAGTCCATGAACGCCTTGATCATCTGGTTGTTCGAGCGTCCAGTGAACAGAATCTTTCCCGTCCACAGTTCGTACGCAGTGCAACCAACAGCCCACATGTCGACTGGATAGCCTATGTCCATGCCCAGAATGATCTCGGGGGCGCGGTAGAATCGACTTACGAGGTATTCGGTGCGCTCGATGACATCTCGCCTATCGACAGCCGTACCGAAATCGGCAAGCTTGACGGTCTTCTTGTCAGCAGACACAAGAATGTTGTCGGGCTTCAAGTCCAGATGAATGACCTGACAGTTTTGCAGGTGCTGCAAGCCGAGGAACATTTGTCGCGTGTACGTTCGAACGGCTGATAGCGTGAGCCCGTGGCCACTCGTCTCTTCCTTCAAGAGATCTCTCAGATTCTTGGACATGTGCTCGAAGATGATACACAAATGGCCTTTGTGGTCGAAGGAACCCAAAAGTCGAATGATGTGACGCTTGTCCTGTGGGTCTGCTTCGTTGACCTTTTGCAGAAAGTCCATCTCCTTCTGACTAGCTTTCCTCATCAACTCGTTCTTGCGGATCATCTTGACAGCAACCAGTTTGCCATGTTGATCACTGCCATCTGGTGTAACTTCTTCAGCTTGGGCAACATTGGCGAAAACACCTCGACCCAGCGTCTTGATCATGCGGTGTCGACCGCCATTCACCAACTCATTATTGATGATTTTGTAGTATCCTTCGGGGTCGTCCCAGTTTTCGAGCAGCTTCTCATCCAGCACGGTTCCCTTTGCTGCACCTTGCTCTTCCAGTTCGACGTTggcgtcttcgtcttcatcATCGCTGAAATCGAACATGTCAAAGTCCTTCTTTTGCTTCTTCACCGGGGCAGCCTTTTCTGCTGGCAGGGTGGAAAGAGCTTTGGGGTCGGTCTCGCTGTACGCATCGGAGGGTAGAAGTGAATTCGCGCCTTTCTCGAGAGCGCGGTTGCGATCGTCTAGCGTGTCTTGGGTAGGGTCGTAGTCGGCTGCCGAGGGGCTCGCTACCGCAGGAGTGTTCTCTCGACTGTCTTGTGCTTGTTTGTCGATGATCATGATGTCGGGGGATGCTGGAACGGAATCCAGGTCGCCTGCGCGAGGGGAAGGAAATGGCGAGATGGAGGTGTCGAGAAAGGGAGCTGGAGACGCAGCGTTGGAAGTCGTGCTTTCAGAGGCATTCGTAAGGACTGCTTGTTGCAGAAGGCTCTCCTTGGGCTTCTGTTCAGAGGCAGCGCGTATGGCAGCCCACCGACGACGCTTCTCTTCGCGAGTCTCCTGTGTGGGAGCGTTGTCTTGGACAGGGGCCAACGTGGCTTCGGGCTCGGTCTGAGCATTGCTCCTGGATCCCGTTAGCCGTGCGCGCGGTTCAGTGGATAGCGTTCCCACACACATGTCCCTGTCCCGCTTGTCGTCGTTTTCCTTTTCCCCTGTGCTTGGACCGATGCTGAGCTTCTGTGTGCCGCGCGTGAGCTGCTGACTACATGTCTCGAGCCGGCGGGCATTGCTGCTCTGGTTGGCATTGCGAGCGGCAGCGATGATGTTCTCGCTGAAGCCCGGGACGGCAGGCGTCTGGTTGTCAATCTCGGCGTAGGATATGGGCTTGGCGTGTGGTCGCTCGGTCGAGCCCAGGGTGGACTTGACAAAAGTGGGCTGGTCGTGGCGGATGCGTAGGCCGTCTGGGTACGAGTTGCGCGGACGGTCGGGGTGTCTGCTGCGATCAGTGTTGTGGCGCTTCTCCGGCCGGCTGCCGGGGGGCGGGGAAGCTTTGCGCTTGGGCTGGGGTCGGTCGTTGCGGGCGTGTCGAAAGGGTGAGGGCGAGCGGTCTGCTGCGCGCTTGTTTCGATATGGCGAGGGGGAGCGCGTACGCTTGCGGCGATAGGGAGAAGGCGAGCGACTCAATGCGCGATGACGGTGTCCTGGAGAGGCATCAGCCGGACGACAAGGCGCGAGTGTGAGAGGAGCGGTGGTACCATTTCTATCCGAAGCACCATGCAGGCCAGAGACCCTGCTAGAGGCGTTAATCGCAGTTTCGCCGCGCTGACTGGTTGTGTTTGCCTTGTGTTGGGTGTCGGCCACTTCGCCTTCCGAAGCTGAGCTGGAACGAGACGCCATGACGGCAGTTGGAATCGCTGCCATACGCCTGTGGGGAAGCGGAACGAGTCCTGGGCGTCAGCGTGCTTCTTCTGGGAGAAGGACTTGAGTGTCTCTATCACTGACTGGGTGTCCCACAGCTGGAGTGCTGGAtctgcaggtgcaggtgcaggtacAGTGCAGGTAGAGGTACAGTGCAGGTACAGTGCAGGTAGAGGTACAGTGCAGGTACAGTGCAGGTAGAGGTACAGTGCAGGTCcagtgcaggtgcaggtacAGTACAGGTACAGTGCAGGTAGAGGTACAGTGCAGGTACAGTGCAGGTAGAGGTACAGTGCAGGTCCAGTGCAGGTACAGGTAcagtgcaggtgcaggtacAGTACAGGTACAGTGCAGGTAGAGGTACAGTGCAGGTCCAGTGCAGGTACAGGTACAGTGCAGGTGCAGTGTCTGTATACGCACGGGAGGGAGCACACAAGAAAGAGACAGGTGCAATCGCGATGAGCACCAAGGCGCGTCTGTGTCGCGGAAAGGATGCGCGTAACGCGTTGCTGATGCTTGCCGCGGTCGAAGCACGCTGAAGTCAGACCCAGCAAGAGGCAGAGTGGGGCCTGCCCGCTGCGAGTGCGAGTGggagtgcgagtgcgagagGGCCCGTGCTGGTCACGTGCATTGGCGTTCCCCTCTCCGCTCCAGTGGCAGGACATGAGCATATGAGCGTGACGTGAGCATGAATACGAGTAGGGATAGAAATAGGAACGAAGCCACCCTCTTCTCCACGACAGGCTCCTCTCCATGCTCGAGAGGAGCATGGCGCCAGAGGGAACAAATGTACTGCACGCCGACGAGCCACGTCTGTGCACTACACCACTCTTCTTACCAACGCTGTGAGGTGGCGCTTTGACACTTTGCAGAGTGGCTACGAGGAACTCTACAAGCATACCAATCCACTCATGAAAAACCTCTAGCTGTGCGTCGTTGCATGCGGCTGATGTGGGTGGTAGAGGCGCACATGGCAAGTGACTCGCCGGCGGCCCTTGGGTGCAGTATATACAGCTGTGACCCAGCCGAGGCCTAACATGCCCGGCTCATGCCCTGGAGTTTGGCGTAGGTACGCATAACTTGGCTATCGGACCTTTCCAAGCACTCATTCAACTGCATTGATGCCCATCGTATGAGCTGCTCATGATGGAAGCCCAAGGCCGGTACTACGATGGTGTCACGAGAGCGCGTGAGGTCTTGAACGGACGGCAGAAAAGCACAGCAGATACTTACTCTGCACTCCAACTCGGTGAGCGATACCGAGCTAACAAGTCGTTGTCGATAGCGTCACTCCGGGCACTGCCACACACACGGTCTTTGTCTGTCGAGTCAGTCTAGCGTGGATGCGTCCTTGGGAGGACGTTGCCGTCTGTCAGACAACCCTCATCCGAAGAGTCGAAGACGACTGTCGTGCCAGAGGCCTGACTCGATGCGTGTCCATGAATGATGAGCCCAAGCCAGGTCCACATGGCCTGATGTCATAACGCACAAGGTTTTGTGAATCGGACAGAGATATTTCGCACGTATCAGCGCACCCTTACGCCGCCAGGGACCATGTCCGGACTGTCACTCTGCCTTTTTGATTCGCTCCTCTGGCAAGTGGTTGAAGGGTTTTCCGCCCTCGCTGCAACGGAAACGATCGGGTAGTCTGTAGGGCGGGGAGCGTTGGTCCGGTTGTGCAGTCGGCTGCTCTGATGACCATCGGACGTTGCTAACAAGCTTACCATATTGCGGACATGCAGGCGAGTGTAGCGCAACGGGGAGGGAAATGGACCCATCCCGCGGATTTGCCTCAGAGAAGATGGGCACCTGCATGTGAGCTTGCGTCGGCGCTCGAAACGCATGACGATCCCTCGAACCGAGCATGCTGGGGGGCTTC of Ascochyta rabiei chromosome 7, complete sequence contains these proteins:
- a CDS encoding Non-specific serine/threonine protein kinase; the encoded protein is MASRSSSASEGEVADTQHKANTTSQRGETAINASSRVSGLHGASDRNGHRHRALSRSPSPYRRKRTRSPSPYRNKRAADRSPSPFRHARNDRPQPKRKASPPPGSRPEKRHNTDRSRHPDRPRNSYPDGLRIRHDQPTFVKSTLGSTERPHAKPISYAEIDNQTPAVPGFSENIIAAARNANQSSNARRLETCSQQLTRGTQKLSIGPSTGEKENDDKRDRDMSNAQTEPEATLAPVQDNAPTQETREEKRRRWAAIRAASEQKPKESLLQQAVLTNASESTTSNAASPAPFLDTSISPFPSPRAGDLDSVPASPDIMIIDKQAQDSRENTPAVASPSAADYDPTQDTLDDRNRALEKGANSLLPSDAYSETDPKALSTLPAEKAAPVKKQKKDFDMFDFSDDEDEDANVELEEQGAAKGTVLDEKLLENWDDPEGYYKIINNELVNGGRHRMIKTLGRGVFANVAQAEEVTPDGSDQHGKLVAVKMIRKNELMRKASQKEMDFLQKVNEADPQDKRHIIRLLGSFDHKGHLCIIFEHMSKNLRDLLKEETSGHGLTLSAVRTYTRQMFLGLQHLQNCQVIHLDLKPDNILVSADKKTVKLADFGTAVDRRDVIERTEYLVSRFYRAPEIILGMDIGYPVDMWAVGCTAYELWTGKILFTGRSNNQMIKAFMDCLGWPSEKLLKKGLLNNVLEHFEAGPPLKFISREVDQYNQLSVRKIEQQKKISRDIKTRVHDAARGIAQGGPTVAELNDFADLLNGSLHMNVEKRLQPKEALAHKFFASKNLAPRSAVVKPPMMKRATPAIRR
- a CDS encoding cation diffusion zinc membrane transporter Zrg17 codes for the protein MPRVKLPPRTPTPPPDEAAPRPPVGLGFEGELSAGGLAFDPNALSPMSATFPSKQYATLGPSDSVSQRATPTTLYTPASATFPYTPASAMSGTDTDVPSISGTQNARNPFNFQSVTYQPGRPQAQQNDIGRRRGHKYKHSSVSHQIFLEPAPRAPLQLPASLPIPTFKEYRSSMSKDQKLRLGWCFGHLLVAGLVQWGSHESLALTVLSRLIFYDAIGAFLCVAVDVGSNFEVWKRSSIRHPFGFERLEVIAGLGMSVGLLFMGLDLISHGLTHALENTGGHAAHHTDEHERVSPGSIDLSALSGIVSTLISAILLKNHARIGKVMRLGAIANLPSVLSNPSHFLTLSCSALLLLLPLLSIQMYVWLDRTLSFSVAICMVALGWIQGWTLGKMLLMSYSGTGVSDVMYDLETDPAVSAVEEAKFWQVHYGLCQANLKVRVRNLDEIGRLRDRIGSMVRNRLGGSYGSGGQKWEVSTQITLEKD